From the genome of Cryptococcus neoformans var. neoformans B-3501A chromosome 1, whole genome shotgun sequence, one region includes:
- a CDS encoding hypothetical protein (Similar to gi|46098090|gb|EAK83323.1| hypothetical protein UM02201.1 [Ustilago maydis 521], FASTA scores: opt: 569, E(): 4.4e-29, (36.392% identity (65.823% similar) in 316 aa overlap (34-330:56-356))), whose product MSQGVGYSSLTEQVTSAAAAASRTVSDLVNKYTVHDIAKTGFGEGTNDFYNAARPSYPAGALQVIHSSLPSHPLKIVEPGSGTGIFSRLLLAPPNPTYPSFSIDTLVAVEPSEGMRNSWWKALEKAGLGKREENEGGKGEKKVGTVDGGFDSFGGAREYGVTEVQNGQGGVDGVVIAQAWHWCPDYDKALREIAAYLRPNAPLILIWNLEANNPQWQADLREAYQGYDLGSPQYYKGLWRKMFETPAYKELFDSSEEHTIPWSVGITEDGMLDRLFSKSYLTEQHLNGERREEFIRKIRDIVRQAPHEWIDKEKGTFKYDYNTDIVICRRKA is encoded by the exons ATGTCCCAGGGAGTTGGATACTCTTCTTTGACCGAACAGGTCACttcagctgctgctgctgcttccCGAACTGTCTCCGATCTTGTCAACAAGTACACTGTACATGACATTGCAAAGACGGGTTTTGGTGAGGGTACCAATGACTTT TACAACGCTGCTCGGCCCTCATATCCTGCTGGTGCCCTTCAAGTGatccactcttctcttccctcccatcccttgAAAATTGTTGAACCCGGGTCTGGCACGGGTATCTTCTCCCGTCTCCTCCTTGCTCCTCCTAACCCTACttatccttccttctccatcgaCACTCTTGTTGCCGTCGAGCCCAGCGAAGGTATGAGGAACTCTTGGTGGAAGGCTCTGGAAAAGGCTGGATTGggcaaaagagaagagaatgaaggtGGCAAGGGTGAGAAAAAGGTTGGTACTGTTGATGGAGGTTTTGATTCATTCGGCGGTGCCAGGGAGTACGGCGTAACAGAAGTGCAGAATGGCCAAGGTGGTGTAGACGGAGTGGTTATTGCCCAGGCCTGGCATTGGTGTCCTGACTACGACAAAGCTTTG CGAGAGATTGCCGCGTATCTCCGACCAAATGCCCCCCTCATTCTCATTTGGAATCTGGAGGCTAACAACCCACAATGGCAAGCCGACCTTCGCGAAGCCTATCAAGGCTACGATCTTGGTAGTCCCCAGTACTACAAGGGCCTTTGGCGCAAAATGTTTGAGACCCCCGCTTACAAGGAACTCTTTGACTCTTCCGAGGAGCACACTATTCCTTGGTCTGTTGGCATCACCGAAGATGGCATGTTGGACAGGTTGTTTAGCAAGAGTTACCTCACAGAGCAGCATTTGAAcggagaaaggagagaagagttTATCAGAAAGATAAGGGACATCGTCCGTCAAGCTCCTCATGAGTGGATCGACAAGGAA AAGGGAACATTCAAGTACGATTACAACACCGATATTGTCATTTGTAGACGCAAGGCGTAG
- a CDS encoding hypothetical protein (Similar to gi|40742904|gb|EAA62094.1| hypothetical protein AN7514.2 [Aspergillus nidulans FGSC A4], FASTA scores: opt: 1083, E(): 1.2e-42, (35.032% identity (61.274% similar) in 785 aa overlap (53-799:799-1482)); HMMPfam hit to RRM_1, RNA recognition motif. (a.k.a. RRM, RBD, or RNP domain), score: 47.8, E(): 3e-11) translates to MNLQGVNVLGYFLTRGASSISSIYTSRHIPLPSPYPSSMSTPAMATHAPQTNPTPAIVSEKVPLNTQALPKIVFAGRTGRILCVADIRGDYHELNRLIREHDATAVIHTGDFGFMTAESVDRMNDKILRHLIQYSPLLPPAARTQLLAIPLSAGRSALINQLNNSSVHFPLSQFPHLLSGAINFPVPVFTTWGLVEDVNVIEKFRTGEYGVQNLAILDEATSRLVEVGGVKLRLLGLGGTVADHKLFDYGEGHGSIAGAQGTMWTTALQIGELIDTAQRTFNPDETRLFVSTTPTSRNGLMTLVSNAIKADLTISCGLHFRYPVSYNEYSIHPDFESYRRKMQRAKDDFKGLFDQVRDRVFGSLDDKQTALLHKTLSAIENVPIADDGMWANTWHWSLSIRDAGFGNMLLSITDSRVSAETKSSGVNFAHRTGKGPAPPTGSTISSAPSGLNSVKSLSSRPGPGPIGARPLPAQGVPSASGPHGAHGAPGAFLSQGRAPVRPGMGPGFSARPPPGPRNTRQFGSNPASSMGGLSQSQMFAQAQAQAAVSGKTAAAASLTNGKKDEKNEKPEGEKGMNVEEKKEKLAANGNAAPDKLKDTDEKEEKDAKPIEKNEDKEKSQDENPWGEDKEEKKGSNPWADDISDEGEKKDEDKTEFTEDAKPKRYSLYIKGLPTPTTEEELKAVVGESGQKAIQVKIIFDQFTKQQKDFGYLDFDSEEVMNEALKASTGTIRDTPVNVSISKPTVPRYNNRQFGGPGGRGRGGFRGRGRGFGSAGPRRERGEREGSGSGNATAGGEKKA, encoded by the exons ATGAATCTACAAGGGGTAAATGTACTGGGATACTTCCTCACTCGAGGAGCTTCTTCTATTTCTTCCATCTATACCTCTCGGCAcatccctcttccatccccataCCCCTCATCCATGTCCACTCCTGCCATGGCGACACACGCCCCACAGACGAACCCCACACCTGCCATCGTCAGTGAGAAGGTTCCTCTCAACACCCAGGCCCTTCCCAAGATTGTCTTTGCCGGCAGGACAGGCAGAATCCTCTGTGTAGCTGACATCCGTGGTGACT ACCATGAATTGAACAGACTGATCCGGGAGCATGATGCGACTGCTGTCATCCACACCGGTGACTTTGGTTTCATGACTGCTGAGAGTGTGGACCGCATGAACGACAA AATTCTGCGCCACCTCATACAGTACTCGCCTTTGCTTCCTCCGGCAGCTCGAACTCAGctccttgccatccctcTTTCGGCCGGACGTTCAGCTCTCATCAATCAGCTTAACAACTCTTCGGTTcacttccctctttctcagTTTCCTCACCTTTTGTCAGGTGCCATTAACTTCCCAGTCCCGGTCTTCACAACGTGGGGCTTggtggaggatgtcaaCGTGATCGAGAAGTTTAGGACAGGAGAGTATGGAGTCCAAAACTTGGCTATCCTTGATGAGGCTACTTCAAGACTAGTTGAAGTTGGAGGTGTCAAGTTGAGGCTGTTGGGCTTGGGTGGGACCGTTGCTGATCACAAGCTCT TCGATTACG GAGAAGGTCATGGCAGCATTGCTGGTGCTCAGGGAACAATGTGGACCACAGCTCTCCAGATCGGGGAACTGATAGATACCGCTCAACGC ACTTTCAACCCTGATGAGACCCGTCTATTTGTGTCAACCACTCCCACTAGCCGAAACGGCCTTATGACTCTTGTTTCAAATGCCATCAAAGCTGATCTCACTATCTCTTGCGGCTTACATT TCCGATACCCTGTTTCTTACAACGAATACTCCATCCACCCCGATTTCGAGTCATACAGGCGAAAGATGCAACGAGCGAAAGACGATTTCAAAGGGTTGTTCGACCAAGTGCGAGACCGAGTTTTTGGATCTTTGGA TGACAAACAAACTGCTTTGCTCCACAAAACTCTCTCTGCTATCGAAAACGTCCCGATTGCCGATGATGGCATGTGGGCTAACACCTGGCACTGGAGCCTTTC CATCAGGGATGCTGGATTTGGCAACATGCTTCTTTCTATCACCGACAGCCGCGTCTCGGCAGAAACCAAGTCTTCCG GTGTAAACTTTGCTCATCGAACTGGCAAGGGTCCCGCCCCTCCCACCGGTagcaccatctcctccgcaCCTTCCGGCTTGAACTCTGTCAAGTCATTGTCCAGTCGACCTGGTCCCGGTCCCATTGGCGCGCGTCCCCTTCCCGCTCAAGGTGTGCCCTCTGCTTCTGGCCCTCATGGTGCTCATGGTGCCCCGGGCGCTTTCCTCTCTCAGGGAAGAGCTCCAGTCCGCCCCGGCATGGGTCCCGGATTCTCCGCTCGACCTCCTCCCGGCCCGCGCAACACTCGCCAGTTTGGATCTAACCCTGCTTCCTCCATGGGTGGGTTGTCCCAGAGCCAAATGTTTgcccaagctcaagctcagGCTGCTGTTTCTGGTAAGACAGCCGCCGCTGCTAGTCTGACTAATGgcaagaaagatgaaaagaacgAAAAACCAGAGGGGGAGAAAGGCATGAAtgtggaggaaaagaaggagaagcttgCGGCCAATGGTAATGCTGCTCCCGACAAGCTTAAGGATACCgacgaaaaggaagagaaggatgccAAGCCCATTGAGAAGaatgaggacaaggagaaaTCGCAGGATGAGAACCCATGGGGAGAagacaaggaggagaagaagggaagcaACCCGTGGGCTGATGATATCTCTGATgagggggagaagaaggatgaggataaGACTGAGTTCACCGAAGATGCCAAGCCTAAGCGATACTCTCTCTACATCAAGGGCcttcccactcccactACTGAAGAGGAATTGAAGGCTGTTGTTGGTGAATCGGGTCAGAAGGCTATCCAGGTCAAGATTATTTTTGACCAGTTTACCAAGCAACAAAAG GACTTTGGATATCTCGACTTTGACTCTGAGGAAGTTATGAATGAAGCTCTTAAAGCTTCCACAGGC ACAATCAGAGATACCCCCGTCAATGTCAGCATCTCAAAGCCTACCGTCCCTCGATACAACAACCGCCAGTTCGGCGGACCGGGCGGCCGTGGTCGTGGAGGCTTCAGGGGTCGAGGTCGAGGCTTTGGCTCTGCTGGCCCtagaagggagaggggtGAGCGAGAGGGCTCTGGTTCTGGAAACGCCACCGCAGGTggggagaaaaaggcgtAA
- a CDS encoding hypothetical protein (Similar to gi|46444147|gb|EAL03424.1| hypothetical protein CaO19.4987 [Candida albicans SC5314], FASTA scores: opt: 474, E(): 1.7e-14, (33.058% identity (59.917% similar) in 484 aa overlap (8-447:2-447))), with protein MSFGGFKFGNSSTTAPATGSAPTTSSPFSFGNTSTSNAQPAAGASNTGGGMFGGFGQNQQQQPQQPAGGGSSLFGSFGAKPAAPAAGTTGTGGGLFGGASGQQQQPPSGGGGLFGSTTQPQQQAQQSGSGLFGSTTQPQQQQQQTGGLLGSTMQPAQQSSGLFGSTAQKPAGSGLFGSTTQPTQQSTGTGLFGSTAQTAQQPASTGLFGSTTQQQQPSTSLFGQSTAQLGGSSLFGQTTQPPQNQQQELKTSANPGANTGADKTTKFSDLPEAAQKYIEQLDTAIKNQKSIASTLQTEPLGRAIWQTSLDVKSATEEYSSISHTLKSLKNSISQLRDKMIDQSRDVERIKEIWDIYTSGEGRMGQIRLGAYKEFPHEFFSKVANSMEERVTRYKKTITQLNRVVTSLSSDSQTSSPQVIAQTINNHQQAILALAAQLDQLQVRMNGLKAEFTADWRDKTGSVRDPFEMAREERNVKV; from the exons ATGTCGTTCGGAGG ATTCAAGTTTGGAAACTCGTCAACAACCGCCCCGGCAACCGGCAGTGCCCCAACAACTTCAAGCCCATTTTCGTTTGGTAACACAAGCACATCGAACGCGCAACCAGCTGCTGGTGCGAGCAACACTGGGGGTGGGATGTTTGGTGGATTTGGGCAGaatcagcagcagcaaccGCAGCAGCCTGCCGGAGGTGGATCATCCTTGTTCGGGAGCTTTGGCGCTAAGCCTGCAGCTCCTGCCGCAGGAACGACTGGGACCGGAGGAGGACTATTTGGAGGTGCCAGCGgtcagcagcaacaaccaccttctggtggtggtggacTTTTTGGGTCAACTActcaacctcaacagcAGGCTCAGCAATCTGGCAGTGGGTTGTTTGGATCGACAActcaacctcaacagcagcaacaacaaacgGGTGGTCTCCTCGGGTCTACGATGCAGCCTGCCCAACAATCTAGTGGATTGTTCGGCTCTACAGCTCAGAAGCCAGCTGGTAGCGGTCTGTTTGGATCAACCACTCAGCCCACTCAGCAATCTACGGGCACCGGTCTGTTTGGGTCTACGGCTCAAACCGCCCAACAGCCAGCCAGTACCGGTCTCTTTGGATCCACAactcaacagcagcagcccTCTACCTCTTTGTTCGGCCAGTCGACAGCCCAACTAGGTGGTTCCAGTCTTTTTGGACAGACTACTCAGCCTCCACAGAATCAGCAACAAGAACTGAAGACTTCTGCCAATCCCGGTGCTAACACAGGCGCCGACAAAACTACCAAGTTCTCGGACCTTCCAGAAGCGGCCCAAAAGTATATTGAGCAGCTTGA TACCGCGATAAAAAACCAAAAGTCCATCGCATCCACCTTGCAGACGGAACCCCTCGGACGAGCTATCTGGCAAACAAGTCTTGATGTCAAGTCAGCCACAGAA GAATACAGCTCCATCTCGCACACTTTAAAATCCCTAAAGAACAGCATATCTCAACTCCGCGATAAAATGATTGACCAATCAAGAGATGTTGAGCGAATCAAGGAGATCTGGGACATATATACATCAGGTGAAGGCAGAATGGGACAAATCAGGCTAGGAGCTTACAAGGAATTCCCTCACGA ATTCTTCTCCAAGGTTGCTAATtcgatggaagaaagagtgaCGAGATACAAAAAGACTATCACA CAATTGAACCGTGTGGTTACGTCCCTTTCTTCTGACTCTCAAACATCTTCACCGCAAGTCATCGCACAGACCATCAACAATCATCAGCAAGCTATTCTTGCTCTCGCTGCTCAGTTGGATCAGTTGCAagtgagaatgaatggaTTGAAAGCGGAGTTCAC TGcggactggagagataAAACGGGATCAGTGAGGGATCCGTTCGAGATGGctagagaagagaggaacgTCAAGGTGTAA